Part of the Longimicrobium sp. genome is shown below.
CGCCACGACGCCATCGACATCATGGCCGCGCAGGGCACGCCCGTCGTGGCGGTGTCCGACGGCGTGGTGATGAAGCTGTTCCAGAGCAATCGCGGCGGCATCACGCTCTACCAGTTGGCCCCGGATCGCCGCACGATCTACTACTACGCCCACCTGGACCACTACGCCGTCGGAATCGCGGAGGGCCATCCCCTGCGCCGCGGCCAGCTGCTGGGTTACGTGGGGAACACCGGCGACGCCGGCCCCGGCAATTACCACCTGCACTTCGAAGTGTCGACCACCCGGGACCCCGCCAAGTACTGGGGCGGCGTCGCGCAGAACCCGTATCCGCTGCTCCGTTAGCGCTCAGCACGTAGGACGCTGCCCCTCTCTCTACGCTCCGCGCCGAGGAGCATGCTCGCCTCGCTCTGCCCGCGCAGAACGAGGCGTCCCTGTTCCTGCTCGCGGTAAATCATGTCGCCGTACTTCCAGAATAGCGAGCGTACGCCGCCCCGCCGGCCATGCCGCTGCGCGCGATAGCTCGTTCACCTCGCTTGCTCTCCAGCGTCCGGACTGCACCCTGAAATCCTTCCCGAGCAGCGACATTCGACGCATCCCCCAGCGGCAGAACGCGTCCTACGGTTCGGCGCACCACACACCGGGCGAGTACTGGGGGGGGTGGCGACAGCCCGCAGGTGAGAAATGGTGATGCCGTGACCATCCAATCCACGAGGTCGGGGCGGGCTCCTGCCCTCGGCCGCCACCATCCAACCCTGCACCCCCTGGAGATCGTATGGCAGATCCCGCAGCAACCGCAGAGGGGAACGTGAACGGTCCACCCCTCGACGTGATGGTGACCGTCGACGGCGCGCCATCGTCGGTGGTCTTCAGCCTCGTGCTGGTGGACCCCGCCAGCAACCAGAGCCTTCGCTTCGGCCCCCCCGATCCCATCGACAGCACGCCCGACCACCGCTACCGGGTCCCCGGCCCCACCTGGTGGCAGAACGGGAAGCTGGTTTTTTGCCAGGTGGATGGTGAGCCCGGCCCCTGGGCCGAGAACCGCGCCTACCTGCGCGCATTCCAGGGCGACAGCGAGCTGGACCGCAGCGCGTGGGATGTGCTCGACGGCAACGATCCCTCTGGCACGCCGCTCACGCTCGCTCTCAACCTGCGATGAGGCCGCGAATGAGACGACAGGTGTGGGCGGCTTCACTTTTGCTCGGGGCGGCGATGGCCGGTTCCGCGAGCGCACAGCTCGCCGACAGGGCTGCCGCCGGGAGCAACGCATTTCGCGTGGACATCGCGGTGCCCGAAGCCCCCGCGTTGCTGCTGACGGCGGGTGACGCTAACTCGCTCCTGCGCCCTAGTACAGTGCGCGATTTCTCCGCCGCCTTCAGCGACTTCACGGACGAGGAGGGACGCTTCACCCTGCCCGCTTCGTTCGCAGTGGAAATCGCGCCGCGCCTCCTATTCTTTGGGCGCGGGCTGACCGTCCAGCGGTATGCCGGCCTTCCGGCCGACATCGACATCCCCGTACGGAAGGATTCCGGCGCGGGCCTCGTATACCCCGCGGAACCGGCCGCGAACCTCGTCACCCGCGCCTGGTCCACCCTCCGCGTATCGTTGGCGACGCACCGCCTTGAGGGGCAGGACCAGCCGACGAAGATCGCCCTTGGCTTTCGCACCAGCCCCATCAACGACGCGGACCCGCGGCTGAATACGAACTACCGGAGGGCGATCCGCACCCTTCTGGCTGGCCGGAACCGGCTCAACACTGAGATTGCACAGAACCGCTGTCAGATTAAGCCCGGCCTCGAGCCACCGGCAGCCGACGCCCCCATGCCCCCGGGGTATGTCCCACCCTCCCTCGACCCGGGCGTGGCCCTGGCGCAGTGCCTGGTTGCCCCCGCGCCCGTGCCGCCGACGCCCGTGCAGGAGTTGATCGCGCGGCGTGACGCGGTGCAGGACTCCATCGTAGCGGCGCGAAGGGCGTTCGCGGAGGATAACTGGAATCAGAATACGCTGGAGTTCGCTGGCGCATTCAGCCTGGCCGCGCGTGATTCCACTGGCCGCTCGCCACGGCCCGCGGAGTACGCGGCGTGGGGCACCTACACCCACCCGCTCGCGAGCTGGGCACAGGGACTTCTGGGGGCGCGCTTCCGCTCCGCCCGGGACACGGTTTCGGACGAACGGCAGGCCGAGTGGCTGTTAGGTGGTCGGCTGTACATGGGCCGCAACAACGCCAAGGCTCTGGTGGAGGCGCAGCTCCCGCTCGGCGACGAGCTCGACACCCAGCCTTACGCGGGGCTGGGCGTGGAGGCCCGCATCCTTCCCGAGCTCTGGGCCACGTTCAGCGCTGGGGTGGAGCGGCACGATGATGCGCGCGCCTCGCGTCTCGTAACGCGGTTCTCCATCCGTTCCGGGAAGCCCAATCTCCAGCAGCCGGAGCCCACGCTCGCGCAGCGGACACCCTGAGCGCGCGCTAGTAGAAAGCGCTGTCGCATGGCGATGGAACGCCCCCGGCCAGGCGCGGCCGGGGGCGTTCGGGCGTTATCTCGCCCACGGGCGGCGAGTGCGTTTCTCAGCCGAGGCCGAGAAACGTCATCAACTCCTGGGCCGCGGCGCGGCCGGCGCGGTTGGCGCCGATGGTGGAGGCGGAGGGGCCGTAGCCGACCAGGTGGATGCGCGGGTCCCGGGCGACCTGCGTGGCGAGCCGGCCGGTCATGGTGATCCCTCCGCCCTCCTCGCGCAGCATGAGCGGCGCCAGGTGGTCGAGTGAGCTGCGGAAGCCGGTGCACCAGAGGATGACGTCCGCGCGCAGCTCGGTGCCGTCGGGCCAGCGGACGCCGTCCTCGGTGATCTCGCTGAACATCGGGAGGCGGTTCAGGACGCCGCGCGCGCGCATCGCCTCGACGGCGGGCGTGGCGGGGAGGCCCGTCACGAAGACGACGGAGACGGGCGGGAGGCCGCGGCGCACCCGGTCTTCCACCATCGCCACGGCGGCGCGCCCGGCCGCCTCGTCGAACGGGCCGGTGCGGAACTGGGGTGGCCTGCGCGTGACCCAGGTGGTGGCCGTGACGCGCGAGACCTCGTCCAGCAGCTGGATCGCCGAGATGCCGGCGCCCACCACCACCACGTGCCGCCCCGCGAACTCATCGGCGGTGCGGTAATCCTTTGTGTGCAGCTGCCGCCCGCGGAACCGCTCGGTGCCCGGGTACTCCGGGACGTACGGCGTCTCCCACGTCCCCGTCGCGTTGATGATCCCGCGTGCCGAGACCTCGATGCGATCCGTCTCCACCCGCAGCCGGTCGCCGCGATCGCACACCACCTTCACCCTCACGGGCCGGTAGACGGGAAGCTCGAACGCCTTCTCGTACGCGGCGAAGTAGCGCGGCACCGCCACGCTCGCCTGCGCCTCGCCGTCCGTCGTGTCCACCGCCTCGGAGAAGGGCATCCCCGGCAGGTCGTGCACGCGGTTGACGGTGCTCAGCGTGAGCGACGGCCACCGGAACTGCCACGCTCCACCCGGTGCGGGCGACCCGTCCAGCACTATGAAGCCCCGGTGCGGCGCGAGCCCTCGCTTCTTCAGGTGATACGCCGCCGAGAGCCCCGCCTGCCCCGCCCCGATGACGACGATCTCGGTCTTCAGCGCCACGCTGGGCATGGGCCCTCCTGCGGCGCTTTTCGGGGGCGGAGTGGCTTCCATTCAGAGATCCAGCGCGGACCACGTAGTGCACGTGCGCCCGGGTAGTAACGACGCCCGCCCCCGGACGGAGGAGCGCCACGATCCGCGACTCGCTGCGCCGGGTGGTGGAGGGGAGTGCGATGATCGGCTTGCCGCCGAGCAAGAGCGACGCACCACGGGTGAAGTCCAGCTGCCCGCCCACCCCCTGAACTGCCGCGTGCCGATGGGATCGGCCACCGCCCGGCCGGTGAGGTCGAGCTCGATGGCGCTGTTGACGGCGGTCACCTTACGCATGCGGCCCGGCTGCTTGCGACAAGTGGTGCGGCGCCCCCACGGCGGCCGCGGAGTGTTTCCGGCCCAGGTGGCGTGCCTGAGGCCCGTTTGACGGCTCAGAAGGAAGGGGGCACCGGGGGAATTCCCGGCGCCCGTTGCGCACTTCCGGCAAACTGATCATCTCGAGAGACGGGGCGATTACGTTCCAGCGATGGTGCGGCAGAGTGGCGGTGCTGCTGGCCTCCTGTCACAGGTAGTCGCGGGCCGAAAGGGTACGCAGCCAACTTGGAACCGACTGCCCCTCATCTTCATAGAGCCGGCACCAGAAGCGGAGCACACTCGAGCGGATCGCAGCGCGTCGGTCCGTGGCAAACCCGAAACAGAACAGCTGGATCACTGCCTCAGCTGTCGGCAGGTCCAACTCAGCGGCGAGCGCAGCCCTTTCCCGCAAAAACCACTCTTCCAGCATGAGGCGTGTTCGAGCCTGGGGTTCGGCCCCTTGCAAAAGCCGATGCAAGCCCATTGGACTCACGCCGACGTTGTGAGCGACTCGGCGCAAGGAAGACCGCCTGCGCCAAAAACCGAGTAGTATCGTTATTATTGAATTTCTTGCGAGATCCCCCCTTATAAGCCACCTTGTCCTCTGGCCCGAAGCTCCTACCTCCCTTCCGCACAGTACCTTCATGACAACAGTACTCCGCCTTGCTGCAGCTGCTGCGCTCCTCACGTTCTCCGGCTGTAAGAGCACAAACGTATTCTTTGAGGACGTAGAACGCACCCCGCCGACCCGTCCTCGCACCGCTTCGGTGGTGTACGACCGCTTCGGCGACATCTATCCCGACCACACGGTGCCTATCACCGAGGCGGAGTTCCGCGCCACTCACGAAGGCGGCCCGCTACAGTATCTTCGGCTGTCGTCGGTATTCCGCGCGCGGCGAGCAGCATTCCGCCTCAATCCCAATGGCGTGGAAGGGGGTTCCTGGCGCACGCTCGTCGCAAGTATTGGCGATGCTCCTCCCGCAGAGGACACCTCATTTGAAGCGGAGTGGTCGCGGGTGCAGAACGCGTTGCGCGGTCGCGTGGCGCGGCAGGTGCGGACGATCACCGAATCTGGAGGCGGCGCACGCCGGCCTCTAATTGTCCTTGTCCATGGCTTTAACAACAATAAGTCCGAGGCAAGCGCCTGGTACACGGCGGCGCGTAAGGAGATCGAGCGGCGCCTGCCGGACCCGGCCTACCTGGAGGTTTACTGGGATGGGTTGTCGACATCCGCACCGCCGGCGGTGTGGGGCGCAGCACAGTACAACTTTCCTCTTGTGGGGCTCGAGTTTCGTCGACTCCTGAACGAGATTGACCCCGCTGTGCCGATCCGCGTACTGACCCACAGCTCGGGCGGCCCGCTCCTGGCGAACGCGATGGGCGATGCGTCAGACCCACTGGACAGCACCGTTGCCGGGTACGAGCGGTACCGCGAGAGGGCGCGCGGCGACGATCCGGCGTACCGCATTCCGAACCGCGCGGACTTCCGGGTAGGGATGGTGGCGCCCGCCGCAGCACCTAACACCTTCGCGCGCTTCGCGACCGGCGCCACCGGACCGGACCGCTTGATCCTAGGAATCAACCCCTCAGACGTGGCGCTCACCAAGGCGTTCCTGCCTTGCACTGCCTTAGGCGACACGTGCATCAATCGTCCGCCTCTCGTCTGCCGCGACGTCCTCGATAGATTTCCCACCTCAGGGCGCACACGTCTGTACTTGTTCGACTTTTCCAAGTCGCTCCACAACGGGCGGTACATGTGGTTTTGGGACGACCACGCGATGACCGTGTACCTCTGTCGCGACGACATGAAGCCGTTCTTAGATGTGCTGCTCAGCGAACAGCCCTCCACCCCCGGAGAGACAGCCCAGATCTGCCCTTCCGCAAGCTGAACTGCTGGCGAAGGAGCAAGGGGGGTGGCCCACACTCGCGGGCCACCCCCTTTTGTGCCGTAGTAACAGCGGCGGCCAGGCGCCCCCTACTCCACCGTCACGCTCTTCGCCAGGTTCCGCGGCTGGTCCACGTTGGTGCCACGCAGCACGGCGATGTAGTAGGCCAGCAGCTGCAGCGGCACGCTCGCCAGGATGGGGGTGAGCGCGTCGTGGGTGCGGGGGATGCAGATGGCGTGGTCCACCACGTCGATCAGCTCGTGGTCGTCCTCGCTGATCACGCCGATGATGCAGCCGCCGCGCGCCTTCACCTCGTCGATGTTGGAGCGCACCTTGTCGTACACGGCGTCCTTGGGCGCGATCACCACCACCGGCATGTCCTCGTCGATGAGGGCGATGGGGCCGTGCTTCATCTCGGCGGCGGGGTAGCCCTCGGCGTGGATGTAGCTGATCTCCTTGAGCTTGAGCGCACCCTCCAGCGCCGCCGGGAAGTTGTAGCCGCGTCCCAGGTACAGGAAGTTCCTGGAGTCCACGTACTCCTCGGCCAGCTTCTGGATCGCCGCGTCCATCTCCAGCAGGTGCGACACCTGCTCGGGGATCTGCTGCATGGCGCGCACGATCTCGCGCCCGCGCGCCGGCGACAGGGTGCCGCGCAGCCGCCCCAGGTGCACGGTGAGCATCGCCAGCACCAGCACCTGGCTGGTGAACGCCTTGGTGGACGCCACTCCGATCTCCGGGCCGGCGTGCAGGTAGATGCCGGCGTCCGTCTCGCGCGCGATCGTGGAGCCCACGGCGTTGACCACGCCCAGCGTGG
Proteins encoded:
- a CDS encoding M23 family metallopeptidase, with protein sequence MRSFRYLLTFTLGAVAMLAAVLAVDRASPGTLDRVQVALGPKESAPAAVVPVAVPVGAQPATPAPIAVVPSVGVELPVVVAPTAVGALGLMIPVQGVPAAKLVDTYDQTRGQGRRHDAIDIMAAQGTPVVAVSDGVVMKLFQSNRGGITLYQLAPDRRTIYYYAHLDHYAVGIAEGHPLRRGQLLGYVGNTGDAGPGNYHLHFEVSTTRDPAKYWGGVAQNPYPLLR
- a CDS encoding NAD(P)-binding domain-containing protein; translation: MPSVALKTEIVVIGAGQAGLSAAYHLKKRGLAPHRGFIVLDGSPAPGGAWQFRWPSLTLSTVNRVHDLPGMPFSEAVDTTDGEAQASVAVPRYFAAYEKAFELPVYRPVRVKVVCDRGDRLRVETDRIEVSARGIINATGTWETPYVPEYPGTERFRGRQLHTKDYRTADEFAGRHVVVVGAGISAIQLLDEVSRVTATTWVTRRPPQFRTGPFDEAAGRAAVAMVEDRVRRGLPPVSVVFVTGLPATPAVEAMRARGVLNRLPMFSEITEDGVRWPDGTELRADVILWCTGFRSSLDHLAPLMLREEGGGITMTGRLATQVARDPRIHLVGYGPSASTIGANRAGRAAAQELMTFLGLG